In the Kribbella sp. NBC_00482 genome, one interval contains:
- a CDS encoding ATP-dependent helicase yields MVVVKKTSALSRFSPATRAWFGDVFEAATPAQLEAWDAITAGRDALVVAPTGSGKTLAAFLWALDRLATTPPPDDPKLRCRVLYVSPMKALAVDVERNLRAPLIGIRETARRLGEAPIDVEVAVRSGDTPANERRRFATRPSDVLITTPESLFLLMTSQARESLRGVETVIVDEVHAVAGTKRGAHLALTLERLDTLLPQPAQRIGLSATVRPVEEVARFLGGERPVTVVQPKFTKQWDLSVVVPVEDMAELAATEVETSGSAAGPQQHASIWPHVEEHVFDLIGQHNSTIVFSNSRRLAERLTARLNEIAAERAELELAELGSPAQVMAQSGGSLAAPPLIARAHHGSVSKEQRALIEEDLKSGRLPCVVATSSLELGIDMGAVDLVIQVEAPPSVASGLQRVGRAGHQVGAVSRGVLFPKFRGDLIDTAVVVQRMRDGLIESLHIPANPLDVLAQQIVSIVSLDSIDVDELFSLVRRCAPFATLPRSAYDGVLDMLSGRYPSDEFAELRPRIVFDRVSGEISGRPGAQRLAVTSGGTIPDRGLFGVFLVGESTNHRVGELDEEMVYESRVGDVFTLGASSWRIEDITHDRVLVSPAPGQPGRLPFWKGDAVGRPAELGAATGAFVRKMASLPAAKAIERARSAGLDEYAANNLVSYLAEQRDATSRVPDDVTIVVERFRDELGDWRVCVHSPYGGQVHGPWALAIAARLRDRYGMDAQSVSGDDGIVLRLPETDEPPPGADLVLFDPADIEDLVTTEVGGSALFAARFRECAARALLLPRRNPGRRSPLWQQRQRASQLLSVASKFGSFPIVLETLREVLQDVYDLPALKELLTGISERRISVVEVETSEASPFAKSLLFGYIGAFMYEGDSPLAEKRAAALALDQSLLAELLGRTELRELLDAEVVLRTEAELQRLAEDRRARDAEGLFDVLRMIGPLSLPEATQRCVDGSDAESWLTSLAAARRVVRVRIAGEHRWAVVEDVARLRDALGVPLPPGVSEAHAEPVADPLGDLVSRYARTHGPFRGIDLATHLGIGVAVVTDALRRLSAAGRVVEGEFLPGGIALEWCDSEVLRLLRRRSLAALRKEVEPVDPSALARFLPAWQGITSSRGRGYDVLLGAVEQLAGCAVPASALESIVLPSRVPGYQPSMLDELTATGEVVWAGSGSLPGTDGWVSLHLADNCDLTLPDPDPAFELGETHQAVLDALSGGGAFFFRQLSDVVGSSSGAIDDETLVGVLWDLVWAGFLTNDTLTPVRSLVGGGRGSHRTRRATPRARPGRPLRPGRPAMPSRSGPPTAGGRWSLLPARSTDATRRAHAAAETLLDRYGIVTRGSVITERTPGGFAAVYKVLSAFEESGRCRRGYFVAGLGAAQFALPGAVDRLRALAELPTSAKPDGPFGPPGRFGPGGARAGGAARGRKDEELTARAVVLAASDPANPYGAALPWPERESAGGHRPGRKAGALVVMVDGQLIVYVERGGRTVLSFTEDPDLLQPAVDALALSIRDGQLGKLSVETADGEQVRHTAFGDALAKAGFHATPRGLRLRA; encoded by the coding sequence ATGGTCGTCGTGAAGAAGACCAGCGCGTTGAGCCGGTTCTCGCCCGCGACCCGGGCGTGGTTCGGCGACGTCTTCGAGGCGGCCACCCCGGCCCAGCTCGAGGCGTGGGACGCCATCACCGCGGGCCGGGACGCGCTGGTGGTCGCCCCGACCGGCTCAGGGAAGACGCTGGCGGCCTTCCTGTGGGCTCTGGACCGGCTGGCCACGACACCGCCGCCGGACGACCCGAAGCTGCGCTGCCGGGTGCTCTACGTGTCACCGATGAAGGCGCTCGCAGTCGACGTCGAGCGGAACCTTCGCGCGCCGTTGATCGGCATCCGCGAGACCGCCCGCCGGCTCGGTGAGGCGCCGATCGACGTCGAGGTCGCGGTGCGCTCGGGCGACACCCCGGCCAACGAGCGGCGACGGTTCGCCACGCGGCCGTCCGACGTGCTCATCACGACTCCTGAGTCCCTGTTCCTGTTGATGACCTCGCAAGCCCGGGAGTCGCTGCGCGGAGTCGAGACCGTCATCGTCGACGAGGTGCACGCGGTCGCGGGGACCAAGCGGGGTGCGCATCTCGCGCTGACCCTCGAGCGGCTCGACACACTGCTGCCGCAGCCGGCGCAGCGCATCGGCCTGTCGGCGACGGTGCGACCGGTGGAGGAGGTCGCGCGGTTCCTCGGCGGCGAGCGGCCGGTGACGGTCGTGCAGCCCAAGTTCACGAAACAGTGGGATCTGAGCGTCGTCGTACCGGTCGAGGACATGGCCGAGCTGGCCGCGACCGAAGTGGAGACCTCGGGATCCGCGGCCGGTCCGCAGCAGCATGCGTCGATCTGGCCGCATGTCGAGGAGCACGTCTTCGACCTGATCGGTCAGCACAATTCGACGATCGTCTTTTCGAACTCGCGCCGCCTGGCCGAGCGCCTGACCGCCAGGCTGAACGAGATCGCTGCCGAGCGCGCCGAGCTGGAGCTGGCAGAGCTCGGCTCGCCGGCGCAGGTGATGGCGCAATCGGGTGGATCGCTCGCGGCGCCGCCGTTGATCGCTCGAGCCCACCACGGCTCGGTCAGCAAAGAGCAGCGGGCACTGATCGAGGAGGACCTGAAATCCGGCCGGCTGCCCTGCGTCGTGGCGACGAGCAGCCTCGAGCTCGGCATCGACATGGGCGCGGTGGATCTCGTGATCCAGGTGGAGGCGCCGCCGTCCGTTGCCAGCGGACTGCAGCGCGTCGGTCGTGCGGGTCACCAAGTGGGAGCGGTGTCGCGCGGCGTCCTGTTCCCCAAGTTCCGCGGCGATCTGATCGACACCGCCGTCGTCGTGCAGCGGATGCGCGACGGCCTGATCGAGAGCCTGCACATCCCGGCCAACCCGCTGGACGTGCTTGCACAGCAGATCGTATCGATCGTCTCGCTGGACTCCATCGACGTCGACGAGCTCTTTTCTTTGGTACGACGCTGCGCGCCGTTCGCGACCCTGCCGAGATCGGCGTACGACGGTGTGCTCGACATGCTGTCCGGTCGCTATCCGTCCGACGAGTTCGCGGAGCTCCGGCCGCGGATCGTGTTCGACCGGGTGAGCGGTGAGATCTCCGGTCGCCCGGGCGCGCAGCGGCTCGCGGTGACGAGCGGCGGGACGATTCCGGACCGTGGGTTGTTCGGCGTGTTCCTGGTCGGCGAGTCGACGAACCATCGGGTGGGCGAGCTCGACGAGGAGATGGTGTACGAGTCGCGTGTCGGCGATGTGTTCACCCTCGGCGCGTCGAGCTGGCGGATCGAGGACATCACGCACGACCGCGTGCTCGTCTCCCCCGCGCCCGGCCAGCCGGGCAGATTGCCGTTCTGGAAGGGCGATGCGGTCGGGCGGCCGGCCGAGCTCGGCGCCGCGACCGGCGCGTTCGTTCGCAAGATGGCGTCCTTGCCCGCGGCCAAGGCGATCGAGCGCGCGCGGTCCGCGGGCCTGGACGAGTACGCCGCGAACAACCTCGTCTCGTATCTCGCCGAGCAGCGCGACGCGACCAGCCGGGTGCCTGACGACGTGACGATCGTGGTCGAGCGGTTCCGCGACGAGCTCGGCGACTGGCGGGTGTGCGTGCACTCGCCGTACGGCGGTCAGGTGCACGGCCCGTGGGCGCTGGCGATCGCTGCGCGGCTCCGGGATCGCTACGGGATGGACGCGCAGTCGGTGTCCGGTGACGACGGGATCGTGCTGCGGCTGCCGGAGACGGACGAGCCGCCGCCGGGCGCGGATCTCGTGCTGTTCGATCCGGCAGACATCGAGGATCTGGTGACCACCGAGGTCGGCGGGTCGGCGTTGTTCGCGGCACGGTTCCGGGAGTGCGCGGCGCGGGCCTTGCTGCTGCCGCGACGCAATCCGGGACGACGGTCGCCGCTGTGGCAGCAGCGGCAGCGCGCCTCGCAGTTGCTGAGTGTCGCAAGCAAGTTCGGGTCGTTCCCGATCGTGCTCGAGACACTGCGCGAGGTCTTGCAGGATGTCTACGACCTGCCTGCGTTGAAGGAGCTGCTGACCGGGATCAGCGAGCGCCGGATCTCGGTCGTCGAGGTGGAGACCTCCGAGGCGTCGCCGTTCGCGAAGTCGTTGCTGTTCGGCTACATCGGCGCCTTCATGTACGAAGGCGACAGCCCGCTCGCCGAGAAGCGCGCAGCCGCGTTGGCGCTGGATCAGAGCTTGCTGGCCGAGCTGCTCGGGCGGACCGAGCTGCGGGAGTTGCTCGACGCCGAGGTCGTACTGCGGACCGAGGCCGAGCTGCAACGCCTCGCCGAGGATCGCCGAGCGCGTGATGCCGAAGGGCTGTTCGACGTACTGCGGATGATCGGACCGCTGTCGTTGCCGGAGGCGACCCAGCGGTGCGTCGACGGCTCGGACGCGGAGTCGTGGCTGACGTCGCTCGCGGCCGCTCGTCGCGTCGTCAGGGTGCGGATCGCGGGCGAGCATCGCTGGGCGGTCGTCGAGGACGTGGCCCGGTTGCGCGACGCTCTCGGGGTGCCGCTGCCACCTGGCGTTTCCGAGGCGCATGCGGAGCCGGTCGCCGATCCGCTCGGCGACCTGGTGTCCCGGTATGCGCGGACGCACGGACCGTTCCGCGGGATCGATCTCGCGACTCATCTGGGCATCGGAGTCGCGGTCGTCACCGACGCACTGCGGCGGCTGAGCGCGGCCGGGCGCGTCGTCGAAGGCGAGTTCCTGCCGGGCGGAATCGCGCTCGAGTGGTGTGACAGCGAAGTCCTTCGGCTGCTGCGGCGGCGCTCCCTCGCCGCGTTGCGGAAGGAGGTCGAGCCGGTCGATCCGTCCGCGCTGGCGCGATTCCTGCCGGCCTGGCAAGGCATCACGAGCAGCCGCGGCCGCGGGTACGACGTACTTCTCGGAGCGGTCGAGCAACTCGCGGGATGCGCGGTGCCGGCGTCGGCGCTGGAGTCGATCGTGCTGCCGTCGCGGGTGCCCGGTTATCAGCCGTCGATGCTGGACGAGCTGACGGCGACCGGTGAAGTGGTGTGGGCCGGCTCGGGTTCACTGCCCGGGACGGACGGATGGGTGTCGCTGCATCTGGCGGACAACTGCGACTTGACGCTGCCGGACCCGGATCCGGCTTTCGAGCTCGGCGAAACGCATCAGGCAGTGCTGGACGCGTTGTCCGGCGGCGGTGCGTTCTTCTTCCGGCAGTTGAGCGACGTCGTCGGATCCAGTTCCGGTGCGATCGACGACGAGACGCTGGTCGGCGTTCTCTGGGACCTCGTCTGGGCAGGATTTCTGACGAACGACACGTTGACGCCGGTCAGATCGCTCGTCGGCGGGGGTCGCGGCAGTCACCGAACACGTCGAGCGACTCCACGCGCGCGTCCAGGTCGCCCGCTTCGGCCAGGACGACCCGCCATGCCGTCACGGAGTGGTCCGCCCACGGCCGGCGGGCGATGGTCGTTACTTCCGGCCCGAAGCACGGATGCGACCCGGAGGGCGCATGCCGCGGCCGAGACCCTTCTCGACCGCTACGGCATCGTGACGCGAGGTTCGGTGATCACGGAGCGGACGCCTGGTGGGTTCGCGGCCGTCTACAAGGTGTTGAGTGCGTTCGAGGAGTCCGGGCGGTGCCGGCGCGGGTACTTCGTCGCCGGGCTCGGAGCTGCCCAGTTCGCGTTGCCCGGCGCAGTCGATCGGCTGCGGGCACTCGCAGAGCTGCCGACTTCGGCGAAGCCCGACGGGCCGTTCGGTCCCCCGGGACGGTTCGGGCCTGGCGGCGCTCGGGCGGGCGGTGCCGCTCGTGGCCGGAAGGACGAGGAGTTGACCGCGCGCGCCGTCGTACTGGCTGCGTCCGATCCAGCGAACCCGTATGGCGCCGCGTTGCCATGGCCCGAGCGGGAAAGCGCCGGCGGTCATCGACCTGGCCGGAAGGCGGGTGCGTTGGTCGTGATGGTCGACGGACAGCTGATCGTGTACGTCGAGCGTGGCGGGCGGACCGTGCTCAGTTTCACGGAGGATCCCGATCTGCTGCAGCCGGCCGTCGATGCGTTGGCCCTGTCGATCCGGGACGGTCAGCTCGGCAAGCTCAGCGTGGAGACGGCCGACGGTGAGCAGGTTCGCCATACCGCGTTCGGGGATGCCTTGGCCAAGGCGGGTTTCCACGCCACGCCGCGCGGTCTGCGGCTCCGGGCGTGA
- a CDS encoding LppM family (lipo)protein yields MMNRVRAALVVVACLVGLTGCVKLDADLKVGSNETVSGNMKIGVDKQLLQSSGQSLDKIRQQIESSIKSTATQGVECKSYEDDKYVGSNCTFQNVPFDKMGSSSGEGVGLTKDGDKVKVTVDAGDLSSNLPSGGSQPEVNFKVTMPGKILEHDSGAKVSGRTATYDSLDKLGKISLTSEAGGGFPMWALILIIVLVLLAIGAAVFFILRSRKAQQGPQGYGQQFPGQYPGQPGQYGGQPGQYPGQPGQYGQQGPGGQYPGQPGQYGGQQGQPGQYPGQPPQGQQPGQQQYPGQPQQGQGEWGSQQPPQQGPGGWGQQPGQGQQPGQQQQGYGQQPPPQQGGWGQQGGPSAPQQGQQGGWGPPPKDNDGQA; encoded by the coding sequence ATGATGAACCGCGTACGTGCAGCCCTCGTCGTCGTGGCGTGCCTGGTCGGGCTGACCGGGTGCGTCAAGCTCGACGCCGACCTGAAGGTCGGGTCGAACGAGACGGTCTCGGGGAACATGAAGATCGGGGTGGACAAGCAGCTGCTGCAGTCCAGCGGCCAGTCCCTCGACAAGATCCGCCAGCAGATCGAGAGCAGCATCAAGTCGACTGCGACGCAGGGCGTCGAGTGCAAGTCGTACGAGGACGACAAGTACGTCGGCTCCAACTGCACCTTCCAGAACGTGCCGTTCGACAAGATGGGCAGCTCGAGCGGCGAAGGCGTCGGCCTCACCAAGGACGGCGACAAGGTCAAGGTGACGGTCGATGCCGGCGATCTGAGCAGCAACCTGCCGTCTGGCGGCAGCCAGCCTGAGGTGAACTTCAAGGTCACCATGCCGGGCAAGATCCTCGAGCACGACAGCGGCGCCAAGGTCAGCGGCCGTACGGCGACGTACGACAGCCTCGACAAGCTCGGGAAGATCTCGCTGACCTCCGAGGCCGGTGGCGGGTTCCCGATGTGGGCACTGATCCTGATCATCGTGCTCGTGCTGCTGGCGATCGGCGCTGCGGTGTTCTTCATCCTGCGTAGCCGCAAGGCGCAGCAGGGGCCGCAGGGCTACGGCCAGCAGTTCCCGGGGCAGTACCCGGGCCAGCCGGGTCAGTACGGCGGCCAGCCGGGTCAGTACCCGGGCCAGCCCGGTCAGTACGGCCAGCAGGGTCCCGGTGGGCAGTACCCGGGACAGCCCGGTCAGTACGGCGGTCAGCAGGGACAGCCTGGTCAGTACCCGGGTCAGCCGCCGCAGGGTCAGCAGCCTGGGCAGCAGCAGTACCCTGGGCAGCCTCAGCAGGGTCAGGGGGAGTGGGGCTCGCAGCAGCCGCCTCAGCAGGGTCCTGGCGGTTGGGGACAGCAGCCTGGCCAGGGTCAGCAGCCTGGTCAGCAGCAGCAGGGTTACGGTCAGCAGCCGCCGCCGCAGCAGGGTGGTTGGGGCCAGCAGGGTGGTCCGTCGGCGCCTCAGCAGGGGCAGCAGGGCGGTTGGGGACCGCCGCCGAAGGACAATGACGGGCAGGCATGA
- a CDS encoding DUF3046 domain-containing protein, with protein MRLTEFWSRMDHHLGTAYARTWAETQVVQELGGRTVVEALADGEAAKFVWRAVWKHLNLPASER; from the coding sequence ATGAGACTGACGGAATTCTGGTCCCGGATGGATCACCATCTCGGGACCGCGTATGCACGGACCTGGGCAGAGACCCAGGTGGTCCAGGAGCTCGGCGGCCGCACGGTCGTCGAGGCCCTGGCCGACGGTGAGGCCGCCAAGTTCGTCTGGCGGGCCGTCTGGAAGCACCTCAATCTCCCCGCCAGCGAACGCTGA
- a CDS encoding MMPL family transporter — protein MRGVGRLAALPCGKVSKWIVLALWIVAIGVSFSPAGKLTGAQENDSVSWLPGKAESTEVLKATEQFSSPDEIPAVLVYERSSGITPADQQAVARQVAQYGDLQDVDRDVIGPIPSEDRKALQVLVPINAGSGGWETIGARADDIRRIAADRPDGLSFHVTGPGGFAADSQEAFAGIDGKLLYSAAAVVIVILLLTYRSPVLWLLPVLAAGVALFAAQAVIYVLATRADLTVNAQSAGILTVLVFGAGTDYALLLIARYREELRKHQDRHEAMAFALHRSGPAIIASGSTVVAGMLCLLFASMNSTRGLGPVAAVGIVVALLAMLTLLPALLVICGRWVFWPLRPTYGSDDHTETSVWGRIGRRIAVRPRLTWITTSVLLGIAALGMLTLDANGLSNEESFVGTPDSVVGEKTVAAHFPAGAGNPLVVVSKADKAAEVRTAMSSTQGIAAVAEPRVAGGLAYLEGTMTDAVDTQAAKDTVDRVRASVHAVPDADALAGGGAAILLDTQRASAHDNKLIIPVVLAVVLAILALLLRALVAPVMLVATVVLSFGAALGISSLVFKALGFEGADTSLPLFVFVFLVALGIDYNIFLMTRVHEEAKTHGTRRGALIGVAATGGVITSAGLVLAGTFAVLATLPVVAFAEIGIAVALGVLLDTIVVRAVLVTALNLDIGRHLWWPSRLARQRDPGPADSLPEGESTLTRT, from the coding sequence GTGCGCGGAGTGGGGCGGCTGGCGGCGTTGCCGTGCGGCAAGGTGTCCAAGTGGATCGTGCTGGCACTGTGGATCGTCGCAATAGGGGTGTCCTTCAGTCCAGCGGGCAAGCTGACCGGTGCGCAAGAGAACGACTCTGTCTCGTGGCTGCCCGGTAAGGCCGAGTCCACCGAGGTCTTGAAGGCGACCGAGCAGTTCTCGTCCCCGGACGAGATTCCGGCTGTGCTGGTGTACGAACGCTCGTCCGGTATCACTCCCGCCGACCAGCAAGCGGTCGCCCGACAGGTGGCGCAGTACGGCGACCTGCAGGACGTCGACCGTGACGTCATCGGGCCGATCCCGTCGGAGGATCGCAAGGCACTCCAGGTGCTCGTACCGATCAACGCCGGCTCCGGAGGCTGGGAGACCATCGGTGCGCGTGCCGACGACATCAGGCGGATCGCGGCGGACCGGCCGGACGGACTGTCCTTCCACGTGACCGGACCGGGCGGATTCGCCGCCGACTCGCAAGAGGCCTTCGCAGGTATCGACGGCAAACTCCTGTACTCCGCTGCAGCCGTAGTGATCGTCATCCTTCTGCTCACCTACCGGAGTCCTGTGCTGTGGCTGCTGCCAGTCCTCGCCGCAGGTGTCGCACTCTTCGCCGCGCAGGCCGTCATCTACGTCTTGGCGACGCGCGCCGACCTGACCGTCAACGCCCAGAGCGCAGGCATCCTGACAGTCCTTGTGTTCGGCGCGGGGACGGACTATGCCCTCTTACTGATAGCCCGCTACCGCGAGGAACTCAGGAAGCATCAGGACAGGCATGAGGCGATGGCATTCGCTCTGCACCGGTCCGGCCCCGCGATCATCGCATCAGGATCCACAGTGGTAGCAGGCATGCTCTGTCTGCTGTTCGCCTCGATGAACTCCACCCGCGGGCTCGGTCCGGTCGCAGCAGTCGGCATCGTGGTCGCACTGCTCGCCATGCTGACCTTGCTGCCCGCGCTGCTCGTCATCTGTGGTCGTTGGGTGTTCTGGCCGCTCCGTCCGACGTACGGATCGGATGACCACACCGAGACGAGTGTCTGGGGTCGCATAGGCCGACGGATCGCCGTACGGCCGCGGCTGACCTGGATCACCACGTCCGTACTCCTGGGCATCGCCGCCCTCGGCATGCTGACACTCGACGCCAACGGGCTGTCCAACGAGGAGTCCTTCGTCGGTACGCCGGACTCCGTAGTCGGAGAGAAGACCGTGGCCGCCCATTTCCCGGCCGGCGCAGGCAACCCGCTAGTCGTGGTGAGCAAGGCTGACAAGGCCGCGGAGGTCCGTACGGCGATGTCCTCGACGCAAGGCATCGCTGCAGTGGCGGAGCCGCGGGTGGCCGGCGGACTGGCGTACCTCGAGGGCACCATGACCGACGCGGTGGACACGCAGGCCGCGAAGGACACCGTCGATCGTGTACGGGCGTCCGTCCACGCAGTGCCGGACGCCGACGCGCTCGCCGGCGGTGGTGCCGCGATCCTGCTGGACACGCAGCGCGCGTCCGCTCACGACAACAAGCTGATCATCCCGGTGGTGCTCGCGGTGGTGCTGGCGATCCTCGCACTGTTGCTGCGGGCACTGGTCGCGCCGGTGATGCTGGTGGCAACCGTCGTACTGTCGTTCGGCGCGGCGCTCGGGATCAGCTCACTCGTGTTCAAGGCACTCGGCTTCGAGGGTGCGGACACGTCGTTGCCGCTGTTCGTCTTCGTCTTCCTGGTTGCCTTGGGCATCGACTACAACATCTTCCTGATGACGCGCGTGCACGAGGAGGCGAAGACCCACGGCACCCGGCGCGGAGCGCTGATCGGAGTGGCCGCGACCGGCGGGGTGATCACGTCGGCCGGACTCGTGCTGGCGGGGACGTTCGCGGTGCTGGCGACGCTGCCGGTGGTGGCTTTCGCGGAGATCGGCATCGCGGTCGCGCTCGGCGTACTGCTCGACACCATCGTCGTCCGCGCCGTACTGGTCACGGCGCTGAACCTGGACATCGGCCGACACCTGTGGTGGCCGAGCCGACTGGCCCGTCAGCGCGATCCCGGGCCGGCCGACAGCCTCCCCGAGGGTGAGTCGACGCTCACCAGAACCTGA
- a CDS encoding GrpB family protein: protein MTGIVIARPDDTWPAQYQKTAQVIGGLLGELAQRIDHIGSTSVPGLPAKDILDIQVTVGTEPDLDDVAERMAAADWEPRPPRRDHPVPGLPADDIQWVKRMLVEPMYRRRVNLHIRVAGRANQRYALLFRDYLRSHPETARAYAVFKQHAAALRLEIGDYSDLKDPVCDLIYLPAEEWAARTGWTI, encoded by the coding sequence ATGACTGGGATCGTCATCGCGCGGCCGGACGACACCTGGCCCGCGCAGTACCAGAAGACCGCGCAGGTGATCGGCGGACTGCTCGGCGAGTTGGCCCAGCGGATCGACCACATCGGCTCCACCTCGGTGCCTGGCCTGCCGGCCAAGGACATCCTCGACATCCAGGTGACGGTCGGTACCGAACCGGACCTGGACGACGTCGCCGAGCGGATGGCCGCCGCGGACTGGGAGCCCCGCCCGCCGCGGCGCGACCACCCGGTGCCAGGTCTGCCCGCGGACGACATCCAGTGGGTGAAGCGGATGCTGGTCGAGCCCATGTACCGGCGCCGGGTGAACCTCCACATCCGCGTGGCAGGGCGGGCCAACCAGCGGTACGCGCTGCTGTTCCGCGACTATCTGCGCAGTCATCCGGAGACGGCGCGGGCGTACGCCGTGTTCAAGCAGCACGCGGCCGCGCTCCGGCTCGAGATCGGCGACTACAGCGACCTGAAGGACCCGGTCTGCGATCTCATCTACCTGCCGGCGGAGGAATGGGCAGCCCGCACCGGCTGGACAATCTGA